The following coding sequences are from one Clarias gariepinus isolate MV-2021 ecotype Netherlands chromosome 19, CGAR_prim_01v2, whole genome shotgun sequence window:
- the gfi1b gene encoding zinc finger protein Gfi-1b, giving the protein MPRSFLVKSKKSSSYHAHRFVDADLSHKDADAVTVPAPSEPMEQDSPKKMPLESVTESVHTEPYSYVKHENKPECPIPLRPEQSATAGQPYYISEPQMAEFPPFYKPSYAWETLSSPFDFRQLGFRSSILQHASNLYGSEFKQSQEDQQPLDCSTHYSPTSDTYHCITCDKDFSTPHGLEVHVRRSHSGTRPFGCSICRKTFGHAISLEQHMNIHSQERSFECKMCGKTFKRSSTLSTHLLIHSDTRPYPCQYCGKRFHQKSDMKKHTYIHTGEKPHKCQVCGKAFSQSSNLITHSRKHTGFKPFGCEICSKGFQRKVDLRRHHESQHGLK; this is encoded by the exons ATGCCTCGCTCATTTTTGgtgaaaagcaaaaaatccTCCTCTTATCATGCGCACCGCTTCGTGGACGCGGATCTAAGTCACAAAGATGCCGACGCAG tcACGGTGCCTGCTCCATCAGAACCAATGGAGCAAGACTCACCCAAGAAGATGCCATTGGAGTCTGTGACAGAATCTGTTCACACAGAACCCTATTCTTATGTGAAGCATGAAAACAAACCAGAGTGTCCCATCCCATTACGCCCTGAGCAGTCCGCCACAGCTGGCCAGCCTTATTACATTTCTG aGCCTCAGATGGCAGAATTCCCTCCCTTCTATAAGCCATCCTATGCCTGGGAAACCCTGTCTTCTCCATTTGACTTCAGGCAGCTAGGCTTCCGTTCGTCCATCCTACAGCATGCATCCAACCTATACGGGTCTGAATTTAAGCAAAGCCAGGAAGATCAGCAGCCACTGGATTGCAGCACACACTATTCACCTACCTCTGATACCTATCACTGCATCACCTGTGATAAG GACTTCTCAACTCCTCATGGTCTGGAGGTCCACGTGAGACGTTCTCACAGTGGAACACGACCTTTTGGTTGCAGCATCTGTAGAAAAACCTTCGGTCATGCCATCAGCTTAGAGCAACACATGAACATTCACTCTCAG gaaagaagctTCGAGTGCAAAATGTGCGGGAAGACGTTTAAGCGTTCCTCAACCCTGTCCACACACTTGCTGATCCACTCAGACACTCGGCCCTACCCCTGCCAGTACTGTGGCAAGAGGTTCCATCAGAAATCCGACATGAAGAAACACACCTACATCCACACAG GTGAGAAACCACACAAGTGTCAGGTTTGTGGCAAGGCGTTCAGCCAAAGCTCCAATCTCATCACACACAGTCGCAAACACACCGGCTTCAAACCTTTCGGCTGCGAAATCTGTTCGAAGGGCTTCCAGAGGAAAGTGGACCTCCGCAGACACCACGAGAGCCAGCATGGCCTGAAGTGA